A single region of the Candidatus Baltobacteraceae bacterium genome encodes:
- the floA gene encoding flotillin-like protein FloA (flotillin-like protein involved in membrane lipid rafts), whose product MATAGILIIFFVVIIGFFVFLYYFPIGLWLRTVAAGVPLSIGSLIRMRIIGIPPGIIVTNLVRARKAGLPLTVDQMQSHFLAGGNIENVTLAMIAAQRAQIPLEWQRAAAIDLAGRNVLEALQTSVNPKVIETPIFQGVAQNGIQLNVKARITVRSNLDRYVGGAGEPTIVARVGEGVVSAVGAAINHKEVLEYPDRISKAVLAKGLDAGTAFEIVSIDIADVDVGKNIGAELQTSQADADRRIAQAKAAERQYAALAAEQEQKAETQAMRARVVEAEASVPQAIAEAFRAGNLGIMDYYRLKNIQADTDMRGSISGSVDKGTDTPPPQPPQK is encoded by the coding sequence GTGGCGACTGCCGGCATCCTGATTATCTTTTTCGTCGTCATCATCGGCTTTTTCGTCTTCTTATATTATTTCCCGATCGGTCTTTGGCTGCGCACCGTTGCCGCCGGCGTGCCGCTTTCCATCGGTTCGCTCATCCGGATGCGCATCATCGGCATCCCGCCCGGCATCATCGTCACCAACTTGGTGCGGGCCCGCAAAGCCGGTTTACCGTTGACGGTCGATCAGATGCAGTCGCACTTTTTGGCCGGCGGCAACATCGAGAACGTGACCTTGGCGATGATCGCCGCGCAGCGCGCGCAGATTCCGCTCGAATGGCAGCGCGCCGCCGCAATCGACCTAGCCGGGCGCAACGTGCTCGAGGCACTGCAGACGTCCGTCAATCCAAAAGTGATCGAGACGCCGATCTTTCAAGGCGTCGCGCAGAACGGCATCCAGCTCAACGTCAAGGCGCGAATCACGGTTCGCAGCAATCTCGACCGGTACGTCGGCGGTGCGGGCGAACCCACGATCGTCGCGCGCGTCGGCGAGGGCGTCGTCTCGGCCGTGGGCGCCGCCATCAATCACAAAGAAGTGCTGGAGTATCCCGATCGCATCAGCAAGGCCGTTCTCGCGAAGGGACTCGACGCCGGGACCGCGTTTGAGATCGTGTCGATCGATATCGCGGACGTCGATGTCGGCAAGAACATCGGCGCCGAGTTGCAGACGTCGCAGGCCGACGCGGACCGCCGCATCGCGCAGGCGAAGGCGGCCGAACGGCAATACGCGGCCCTCGCGGCCGAGCAAGAACAAAAGGCCGAGACGCAAGCCATGCGCGCGCGCGTGGTCGAAGCCGAAGCCTCGGTGCCGCAGGCGATCGCCGAGGCGTTCCGCGCCGGCAATCTCGGCATCATGGACTACTACCGGTTGAAAAACATTCAAGCCGATACGGACATGCGCGGCTCGATCTCCGGAAGCGTCGATAAAGGCACCGACACGCCGCCGCCGCAGCCGCCGCAGAAGTAG
- a CDS encoding PhoH family protein, which translates to MLHGEAGAVDRAYDVVERMLGAAVGGAQVTPDDVALATSDVVGKDEATRLPETLFRTQRGKEIRPKTAGQRAFVRAIETNTLTFGIGPAGTGKTFLAVVMAVRALKARQVERVILSRPAVEAGEKLGFLPGDLKEKVDPYLRPLYDALAECLDDGAVAKYIERGTFEVAPLAYMRGRTLADAFVILDEAQNATREQLKMFLTRLGANSKMVVNGDVTQIDLPKGAACGLLEVPRRFAGVDDIGIVALSETDVVRHPLVAKIIRAYAAEYGGTP; encoded by the coding sequence GTGCTGCACGGTGAGGCCGGCGCTGTCGATCGCGCGTACGACGTGGTCGAGCGCATGCTCGGCGCGGCGGTCGGCGGGGCGCAAGTGACGCCGGACGACGTTGCGCTGGCGACCTCCGACGTCGTCGGCAAAGACGAAGCGACGCGTTTGCCCGAAACGCTCTTTCGTACGCAGCGCGGAAAAGAAATTCGTCCAAAAACAGCCGGACAACGCGCGTTCGTGCGCGCGATCGAAACGAACACGCTCACCTTCGGTATCGGGCCGGCCGGCACGGGCAAAACCTTTCTCGCCGTCGTCATGGCCGTGCGCGCGCTCAAAGCGCGCCAAGTGGAGCGCGTCATTCTCTCGCGCCCCGCGGTGGAGGCGGGTGAGAAACTCGGCTTTCTTCCGGGAGATCTCAAAGAGAAGGTCGATCCGTATCTGCGTCCGCTCTACGACGCGCTCGCCGAATGTCTCGATGACGGCGCCGTCGCCAAATACATCGAACGCGGAACCTTCGAGGTTGCGCCGCTGGCATACATGCGCGGGCGCACGCTCGCCGATGCTTTCGTGATTCTCGACGAAGCGCAGAACGCGACCCGCGAACAATTGAAGATGTTCCTCACGCGGCTGGGCGCCAATTCGAAGATGGTGGTCAACGGCGACGTTACGCAGATCGACTTACCGAAGGGTGCGGCGTGCGGACTGCTCGAAGTGCCGCGCCGTTTCGCCGGCGTCGACGATATCGGCATCGTCGCGCTGAGCGAGACCGACGTGGTGCGTCATCCGCTGGTGGCGAAGATCATTCGCGCCTATGCTGCGGAGTACGGCGGAACTCCGTGA
- the ybeY gene encoding rRNA maturation RNase YbeY, with translation MIHYRNATRRSGVDSRRLKRVARELLAAAGEEDASLSLSLVTDRAIRELNRIHRGKDAPTDVLSFPLLGEEDPTLGPGGERLIGDVVISVETARRQAAGYDAPLQHELYRLLIHGILHVLGHDHEDAGERAAMETEERRLANAIAMPWPYDDQRA, from the coding sequence GTGATCCACTATCGCAACGCCACGCGTCGTTCGGGCGTCGACTCGCGGCGGCTCAAACGAGTGGCACGCGAACTCCTGGCGGCTGCCGGCGAAGAGGACGCATCGCTCTCGCTCTCGCTCGTGACCGATCGCGCGATACGCGAGCTCAACCGCATTCATCGCGGAAAAGACGCGCCGACCGATGTGTTGAGTTTTCCGCTTTTAGGCGAAGAAGATCCCACGCTGGGGCCGGGCGGCGAACGATTGATCGGCGACGTCGTGATCAGCGTCGAAACGGCGCGCCGTCAGGCAGCCGGGTACGACGCGCCGCTCCAACACGAACTCTATCGGTTGCTCATTCACGGCATTCTGCACGTGCTCGGACACGATCACGAGGACGCCGGGGAGCGCGCCGCGATGGAGACCGAAGAGCGCCGCCTGGCAAACGCCATCGCCATGCCGTGGCCGTACGATGACCAACGCGCCTGA
- a CDS encoding diacylglycerol kinase, whose translation MTNAPEPHRDHHDHHEVPYVRIAETKFWSSFHYAFAGVLYATKTQPNMRVHMVIAALVLLATLVLRLERVYVIAIVIVIALVLSLELVNTAVEAVVDLLTVVHHPLAKTAKDAAAGAVLIATIGAVVVGYLCFYQGIQSGGQRVFDAVAQVPSNAALIILAVAAIATIFAKAFVGRGSALQGGAVSGHAALAFAGATILALFYGRPLAAILAYFVAFLVAQSRVEARIHSVFEVTWGGALGTLVALFVYLLVRRHLML comes from the coding sequence ATGACCAACGCGCCTGAACCGCATCGCGATCATCACGATCACCACGAGGTGCCGTACGTGCGGATCGCGGAGACCAAATTCTGGAGTTCGTTTCACTACGCGTTTGCGGGCGTCTTGTACGCCACCAAGACGCAGCCCAACATGCGCGTTCACATGGTCATTGCGGCGCTCGTCTTGCTCGCGACCTTGGTGCTGCGGCTCGAACGCGTCTACGTTATCGCAATCGTCATCGTCATCGCACTCGTTCTCAGCCTCGAACTCGTCAATACCGCGGTCGAGGCGGTCGTCGACCTGCTCACCGTCGTGCATCATCCGCTCGCGAAGACGGCGAAAGATGCCGCCGCGGGCGCGGTGCTCATCGCGACGATCGGCGCGGTCGTGGTTGGGTACCTCTGTTTCTACCAAGGCATCCAGAGCGGCGGCCAGCGCGTCTTCGACGCCGTCGCGCAGGTGCCGTCGAACGCCGCCCTCATCATCCTCGCGGTGGCCGCGATCGCAACGATCTTTGCCAAAGCCTTCGTCGGGCGCGGTTCGGCGCTTCAGGGCGGGGCTGTCTCGGGCCACGCGGCCCTCGCGTTCGCCGGTGCCACGATCCTGGCGCTCTTTTACGGTCGGCCGCTCGCCGCGATCCTGGCGTACTTCGTCGCCTTTCTGGTGGCACAAAGCCGGGTCGAAGCGCGGATTCATTCCGTGTTCGAGGTGACCTGGGGCGGCGCGCTTGGGACCTTAGTCGCACTCTTCGTCTATCTCTTGGTCCGCCGCCACCTTATGTTATAA
- a CDS encoding hemolysin family protein, translating into MVDQIHWLEIGTLVLLVMAAAFFAASEAALVGVSRMRARAMVERGIKSANAVVGLIDDRNRFLTSVLIANTVVLLAADSLATYLFIQLGIPGGAVTSTVVMTVVLLLFGEIVPKTVAVSNTERWALRLAQPMRWVAWFLTPLVRAFQFLTNLLLRPFGIKHAQQLFVTEDDIRAIVNVGAEQKVLLEQEREMIHSVIEFGDTIVREVMTPRPNIVAVSIDDSPRRALDVVIAEGYSKLPVYQESKDDIVGVVHDRELLISLANGTLSTTPLRLLMRAVAHVPENKKIAELLREMQRDKFSMAIVVDEYGGTDGLVTMEDLLEELVGEIRDEHDEDEVDPIRIVSEDEAIVDSGMNIEDVNAKLGTRLPFEEFETIGGFTVGLFGRLPNEGEEIRADENTRLKVERMRGRRIVSLRVYTSGLTGNGGRERERETEAQEDVV; encoded by the coding sequence ATGGTGGACCAGATTCATTGGCTCGAAATCGGCACGCTCGTGCTGCTCGTCATGGCAGCGGCATTTTTTGCCGCGTCCGAAGCGGCCCTCGTGGGCGTCTCGCGGATGCGGGCGCGCGCCATGGTGGAGCGCGGAATCAAGAGCGCGAACGCCGTCGTGGGCCTCATCGACGACCGCAATCGCTTCCTGACCTCGGTCCTGATCGCGAATACGGTCGTGCTCTTAGCAGCCGACTCGCTGGCGACGTACCTCTTCATTCAATTGGGAATCCCCGGCGGCGCGGTAACCTCGACCGTGGTCATGACCGTCGTGCTGCTGCTCTTCGGTGAGATCGTTCCCAAGACGGTCGCGGTCTCGAATACGGAGCGCTGGGCGCTGCGTCTGGCGCAGCCGATGCGGTGGGTCGCTTGGTTCCTGACGCCGCTCGTGCGCGCGTTTCAGTTCCTCACCAATCTCTTGCTACGTCCGTTCGGCATCAAGCACGCACAGCAGCTCTTCGTCACCGAAGACGACATCCGCGCGATCGTCAACGTCGGCGCCGAACAGAAGGTGCTCTTGGAACAGGAGCGCGAGATGATTCACTCGGTCATCGAGTTCGGCGACACCATCGTGCGCGAAGTGATGACGCCGCGGCCCAACATCGTTGCCGTATCGATCGACGACTCGCCCCGCCGCGCGCTCGACGTCGTCATCGCCGAGGGCTACTCCAAACTACCGGTCTATCAAGAATCGAAGGACGATATCGTCGGCGTCGTTCACGATCGCGAGCTGCTCATCAGTCTCGCGAACGGCACGCTGAGTACGACGCCGCTGCGGCTGCTGATGCGCGCCGTCGCCCACGTGCCGGAGAATAAGAAGATCGCCGAACTGTTGCGCGAGATGCAGCGCGACAAATTCTCGATGGCGATCGTGGTGGACGAGTACGGCGGCACCGACGGTCTGGTAACCATGGAAGATCTGCTCGAAGAACTCGTCGGCGAGATTCGCGACGAGCACGACGAAGATGAGGTCGATCCGATTCGGATCGTCTCCGAGGACGAAGCGATCGTCGATTCGGGCATGAATATCGAAGACGTTAATGCGAAACTGGGTACGCGCTTACCGTTCGAGGAGTTCGAAACGATCGGCGGCTTCACCGTCGGGCTTTTCGGCCGGCTCCCGAACGAAGGCGAGGAGATACGCGCCGACGAGAATACGCGGCTCAAAGTCGAACGCATGCGCGGGCGCCGTATCGTGTCGCTACGCGTCTATACCAGCGGTTTGACGGGTAACGGCGGCCGCGAACGCGAGCGCGAAACGGAAGCGCAGGAAGATGTCGTCTGA
- a CDS encoding cytidine deaminase: MSSDELLEHAKRARANAYAPYSKFAVGAAVDVGNGTVVIGANVENASYGLSLCAERVALSSAIAAGHRTIRAIAIAGPEATETAPCGACRQFIAEFDPAMPVTFTTAAEPLRTTLAELLPHAFGPRALT; this comes from the coding sequence ATGTCGTCTGACGAGCTGCTCGAACACGCCAAACGGGCGCGCGCGAACGCCTACGCACCCTATTCGAAGTTCGCCGTCGGTGCGGCCGTCGATGTCGGCAACGGAACGGTCGTCATCGGTGCGAACGTCGAGAACGCGAGCTACGGACTCTCGCTCTGCGCCGAACGCGTCGCCCTTTCCAGCGCGATCGCAGCCGGCCATCGCACGATTCGCGCGATCGCAATCGCCGGTCCGGAGGCAACCGAAACGGCGCCCTGCGGCGCCTGCCGGCAATTCATCGCCGAGTTCGATCCGGCGATGCCGGTGACGTTTACCACGGCGGCCGAGCCGCTGCGCACGACGCTCGCAGAACTGCTGCCGCACGCATTCGGTCCGCGCGCGCTCACGTGA
- the recO gene encoding DNA repair protein RecO — MSAPARAYKTLGVVLRGRNLGEADRILTLFTTERGKVDAVAKGVRRTKSHLAGRLEFMNEVRLGMHRGRNLDVITSAEIECAHWNGIVAPEAFAAASLIAELLDAFCEPDLALPDIYELLTGAIAAVDGSPHPLELLPRFSLRLLEALGLAPPPEHCARCGAPLEGRPAWLDPEAGGLAGEECRVTWRQVLELDVVDVANFRALGARKGGPVRPVARATPAVARAIETLVNHHLGRRLKAGLHAAEFVTG, encoded by the coding sequence GTGAGCGCGCCCGCGCGCGCCTACAAAACGTTGGGCGTGGTGCTGAGGGGACGAAATCTGGGCGAGGCCGATCGCATTCTCACGCTCTTTACCACCGAACGCGGCAAAGTGGACGCCGTCGCTAAAGGCGTCCGGCGCACCAAGAGTCATCTCGCCGGGCGGTTGGAATTCATGAACGAGGTACGTCTGGGAATGCATCGCGGCCGCAACCTGGACGTCATAACCTCGGCCGAGATCGAATGCGCGCATTGGAACGGCATCGTCGCGCCGGAAGCGTTCGCTGCGGCGAGTCTGATCGCCGAGCTGCTCGACGCCTTCTGCGAACCCGACCTGGCGCTGCCCGATATCTACGAACTCCTCACCGGCGCAATCGCCGCGGTCGACGGATCGCCGCATCCGCTCGAATTGCTGCCGCGCTTCTCGCTGCGCTTGCTCGAAGCGCTCGGACTCGCCCCGCCGCCCGAACATTGCGCGCGCTGCGGCGCACCGCTCGAGGGCCGGCCGGCGTGGCTCGATCCCGAAGCCGGCGGACTGGCCGGCGAAGAATGCCGCGTCACCTGGCGCCAGGTTCTAGAACTCGACGTCGTCGACGTTGCGAATTTCCGCGCCCTGGGCGCACGAAAGGGGGGCCCCGTTCGGCCGGTCGCGCGTGCGACGCCGGCGGTAGCAAGGGCGATCGAGACGCTCGTCAATCATCACCTCGGGCGCCGGCTCAAAGCGGGACTGCACGCCGCCGAGTTCGTAACCGGGTAG
- the ruvX gene encoding Holliday junction resolvase RuvX has translation MAVLALDVGSKRIGVAVADPTGSFALPVTVIERTNLAADLAEILELAVAYLANELVVGDPVRLSGERGPASDKMDRFVDALARVFPGTIHRVDERLTTAQATKTLIAADVSRAKRRAAVDKMAAALILESFLARRRGPST, from the coding sequence ATGGCCGTTCTCGCCCTCGATGTCGGCAGCAAACGCATCGGCGTAGCCGTCGCCGACCCTACCGGCAGTTTCGCCCTGCCCGTGACCGTCATCGAACGCACGAATCTCGCTGCGGACCTGGCGGAGATCCTGGAGCTAGCGGTCGCATACCTGGCTAACGAACTGGTCGTCGGCGATCCCGTACGGCTCTCCGGCGAACGCGGGCCGGCGTCCGACAAGATGGATCGTTTCGTAGATGCGCTCGCGCGGGTCTTTCCGGGTACGATTCACCGCGTGGACGAACGCCTGACGACCGCTCAAGCGACCAAGACGCTGATCGCCGCCGACGTTTCCCGCGCAAAACGTCGTGCCGCCGTCGACAAGATGGCTGCGGCGCTGATTCTCGAGAGTTTCCTCGCTCGCCGCCGCGGTCCGAGCACGTGA
- the mltG gene encoding endolytic transglycosylase MltG, translated as MRVLRLLVAIVIVAAAAAGLWLRASIFSDRSHPSRSTQVIVPRGSTFHDIADQLAAGGVIGNAFAFRLYAKLKHEDTSVRAGEYRFAPHQTPNHVLDQLLTGGAQIAKWVTFPEGFTDVQVAHRLADEGFGDWRRFASAFARDTIVVGGVRTKNLEGYLFPSTYLVPLGASPNVVEAIMTAQFRKELPHGAASKAKALGLNVPQVVTVASLVQQEGKADEERSLIASVIYNRLRLHMPLQIDATLEYTLAHHKDVLTFADVRTDSPYNTYKHEGLPPTPIANPGQPSIAAAFDPKTSGYLYYVAKRDGHSAFAKTLAQHEANVRKYLK; from the coding sequence ATGCGCGTTTTGCGCCTGCTCGTTGCGATCGTGATCGTCGCCGCCGCCGCGGCCGGTCTCTGGCTGCGCGCTTCGATCTTCAGCGATCGCTCGCATCCGAGCAGGTCGACCCAAGTCATCGTTCCGCGCGGCTCGACCTTTCACGATATCGCCGATCAACTGGCGGCCGGCGGCGTGATCGGCAACGCGTTTGCGTTCCGTCTCTACGCGAAGCTCAAACACGAGGACACCTCGGTACGCGCCGGCGAGTACCGCTTCGCACCGCATCAGACGCCCAACCACGTGCTCGATCAACTCCTGACCGGCGGCGCGCAGATCGCGAAGTGGGTCACGTTTCCTGAGGGTTTCACCGACGTTCAGGTGGCGCACCGTTTGGCGGACGAGGGCTTCGGCGACTGGCGCCGTTTCGCGTCGGCGTTCGCACGCGACACGATCGTGGTGGGCGGGGTCCGCACGAAGAATCTCGAGGGCTACCTCTTTCCCAGCACGTATCTCGTGCCGCTCGGCGCGAGCCCGAACGTAGTCGAGGCGATCATGACGGCGCAGTTCCGAAAGGAACTGCCGCACGGCGCCGCCTCCAAAGCGAAGGCGTTGGGGCTGAACGTCCCGCAAGTCGTAACCGTGGCGTCGCTGGTTCAACAGGAAGGCAAGGCGGACGAGGAGCGTTCGCTCATCGCAAGCGTCATCTACAACCGGCTGCGCCTTCACATGCCGCTGCAGATCGACGCCACGCTCGAATACACGCTGGCGCACCATAAAGATGTGCTGACCTTTGCAGACGTCAGGACGGATTCGCCGTACAATACGTACAAGCACGAGGGTCTGCCCCCGACGCCGATTGCAAACCCCGGGCAGCCGTCGATCGCCGCGGCCTTCGACCCCAAAACGTCCGGGTATCTCTACTACGTCGCCAAACGCGACGGCCACTCCGCGTTTGCGAAGACGCTGGCTCAACACGAAGCCAACGTCCGCAAGTATCTCAAGTAA
- a CDS encoding glycosyltransferase, producing MGVGHMAAASAVKDALAQIDPLVETQVVDSYKYAASVVSRVVSNGYLGMVKTIPQMYRFLYHRAERATEVGPFRTWVHQFTASNLRALIETQAPDVVVCTHAFPCGAMAEYKKQFPDAPPVVGVVTDFCVHSFWINKNIEGYAVATSEMRETMIARGVKAERVVVSGIPVQRAFALPHEPADALRDRLGLPKDRFIVLLMGGGLGIGPLETMMRSLDEIDLPICAVVIVGRNAHLEQRVLESANHVKYPLRVMRFVNNVHDYMHASDVLLTKPGGLTSAEALVAGIPMVLFKPLPGQEERNTRYLVERKAALRAKTERDLTRTVRRLLESEDLRAKMRASMKDLARPDAARDVATLIASLATRHEKAVLV from the coding sequence GTGGGCGTCGGCCACATGGCCGCCGCATCGGCCGTGAAAGACGCGCTCGCGCAGATCGATCCGCTCGTCGAAACGCAGGTCGTGGACTCGTATAAATACGCGGCCTCGGTAGTCTCGCGCGTGGTTTCCAACGGCTATCTCGGGATGGTCAAAACCATCCCGCAGATGTATCGTTTTCTCTACCATCGCGCCGAGCGCGCGACCGAGGTAGGTCCGTTTCGCACCTGGGTCCATCAGTTTACGGCGAGCAACCTGCGCGCGCTGATCGAGACGCAAGCCCCCGACGTCGTCGTCTGCACGCATGCGTTTCCGTGCGGAGCGATGGCCGAATACAAGAAGCAATTCCCCGACGCCCCGCCCGTCGTCGGTGTAGTGACGGACTTCTGCGTGCACTCGTTTTGGATTAACAAGAACATCGAAGGCTACGCGGTCGCCACATCGGAGATGCGCGAGACGATGATCGCGCGCGGCGTGAAAGCCGAGCGGGTCGTCGTCTCCGGCATTCCCGTGCAGCGCGCGTTCGCGTTGCCGCACGAGCCGGCAGACGCCTTACGCGACCGGCTGGGATTGCCGAAGGACCGCTTCATCGTGCTGCTCATGGGCGGCGGCCTGGGGATCGGGCCGCTCGAAACGATGATGCGTTCGCTCGACGAAATCGATCTGCCGATCTGCGCGGTCGTGATCGTCGGGCGCAACGCGCACCTGGAACAACGGGTATTGGAATCGGCCAACCACGTGAAGTACCCGCTGCGCGTGATGCGGTTCGTGAACAACGTGCACGACTACATGCATGCAAGCGACGTGCTGCTCACCAAGCCCGGCGGCCTTACCTCGGCCGAAGCGCTGGTCGCGGGAATTCCGATGGTGCTCTTCAAACCGCTGCCGGGACAAGAGGAACGCAACACGCGGTACCTCGTTGAGCGCAAAGCGGCGCTGCGCGCAAAAACGGAACGCGATCTCACGCGCACGGTGCGCCGGCTGCTCGAGTCGGAGGATCTGCGCGCCAAGATGCGTGCTTCCATGAAGGACCTCGCGCGTCCCGATGCGGCCCGCGACGTCGCAACCCTCATCGCGTCCCTCGCGACGCGCCACGAAAAGGCGGTGCTCGTCTAA
- a CDS encoding DoxX family protein, with protein sequence MLPSPRYYATWLAIARIFTGVFWLAHGVGKFLNSAQYLPPGGFLPGFVAKATQGSTGFYHDVLLNVVTPNLALVAELIRVGEVLVGCSLLFGLWTRLGALGGIFLALNYIFAKGGVSSFDTLGSLDFAALALSAISFVIPTGRMLGVDALLGRKPAEPVLVPEFVDEPAPAPVTMGTAPPPEPPTQ encoded by the coding sequence ATGCTTCCATCACCCCGATACTACGCGACCTGGCTCGCGATCGCGCGGATATTCACGGGCGTATTCTGGCTCGCTCACGGTGTCGGCAAGTTCCTCAACAGCGCGCAGTATCTGCCGCCGGGCGGCTTTCTGCCCGGGTTCGTCGCGAAGGCGACGCAAGGCTCGACGGGGTTCTATCACGACGTCCTTTTAAACGTGGTGACGCCGAATCTGGCGCTCGTTGCAGAACTCATCCGCGTCGGCGAAGTACTCGTCGGATGCAGTTTGCTTTTCGGTTTGTGGACGCGCCTCGGCGCGCTCGGCGGAATCTTCCTCGCGCTCAACTACATCTTCGCAAAGGGCGGCGTTTCGTCGTTCGATACGCTTGGCTCGCTCGATTTCGCGGCGCTTGCTTTGTCGGCGATCAGCTTCGTGATTCCAACGGGACGAATGCTCGGCGTCGATGCGTTGCTGGGTCGCAAGCCCGCCGAGCCCGTTCTCGTTCCGGAATTCGTCGACGAACCCGCTCCGGCGCCGGTGACGATGGGAACCGCGCCGCCGCCCGAGCCGCCCACGCAGTAG